GCAGGATCCATCTTGATCTTCCGTCGCAAAAAATAAGACCCATCGATTCGATTAACATCCAGAATAACCCACTAATCCCACACAACCATGGCTGATCCTTTTCTCGCAGAAATTAAAATGTTCGGGGGCAATTTTGCACCTCGCGGCTGGGCCTTTTGCAATGGCCAATTGCTCGCCATCAACAACTACCAAGCGCTCTTCTCCCTGCTGGGCACCACCTACGGGGGCGACGGACGCACTTCGTTTGGTCTGCCCGACCTCCGTGGACGAGCCGCTATTCACTCTGGAAACGCCAGCGCGGGCCCGGGACTGACCCCTCGCCCATTGGGACAAAAATCCGGGGTTGAACAGGTCACCCTGACCGCCAACCAAATTCCATCACACCATCACACTGCCTCGAATCTGAAGGTAGGAGTCAGCACTCAGGCTGCTGACACCGATGATCCGTCCGGCACTGTCTTCGGCGTGGGTAACGAAGATGCTTTTTTCGAAGGAGCAGCCAACGCCAACATGGGCGACAGCTCAATCACCGGCACCACGGACAACACCGGCGGCTCCCAGCCACACACCAATATGCAACCCTACCTTGCGGTCAATTACATCATCGCCCTTCAAGGCACATTCCCATCACGTAGTTAATCCCAAGCCCCCATCACCATGCGCACATCACAAACCCGAAGACATTTTCTTCACAGACTTGGCTGGGTCTCCGGTGCAGGCCTGGCCTCGCCACAGTTATTACTCGCCGATACCAGCTCACACCGCCGCAGCGGCCAAGCCCGTCGTAGCCTGCAAAAAGTCCTGTCATTCGTGGACCGCTATGCCAGCCAATCCTGCCTTTGTGGTATCAGTGCCGCGGTAGAAGCCACCGGAGGCCAACAAAACACCCCGGTTCAGATCCTTGCCTGCATTGCATCCACCGAAAGCCTGACCCGAGCCCTCACCCATACGGCAGGGTTACCATTCAATCAGGTTTACGCCGATGGCAACCAACTCGCATTCCACTACTCAGGACGCGAATACACCATCTTCAACCAGCATGCTGAAGAATTCTCACAGCAAAAAGAAACCATTCACCGCTATGGAGTAGGACCGGAAAGCAGCACCGCAGCCTATGCCCACGACTACCTTACTTGGGACAACCAATCCCGAAAACTCAGCGACCTCAAACGCACGGTTGTCGGCAACAAGATCATACTCAAAAAGGTCCTGCCAGCCGGAGTTTCCTACCAATTCCAGGATATTCTCAAAGGTATGCTCGACGCCTCCATCCTGGAGCTTGAGACGCCGGAAGCCATCCTTAACGAATGGCGGCACACCCTGAAGAATACCCAACCTGAGGACCCGGATACCATCACCGCCTGCTTACTGAGCCACCTGACCGACCTTAGCTTCTACCTGGAGGAGCCCGCCATCATCTCGCTGCTGCAAAGCCCACTACTTGCTGAGTCACTTCGTCAGGTGTTGTCGATTCGCACTCAGGATCTCATTACCTGCTTCAAACAACTCAAACCAAAGGCTCTGCGAAGAAAGGATCAGGAAAGCCTCTGGCACGCAGCCCTCATCGCCGTTTGCCCGGATGGAGCGAATAACCAGACACTCCAAGCCCACTTCTTAAACCCCGGTTCGCATTCCAAGCGAATCTCTCCCCACGCGACCTGGCGTCGCGCCTGCCAACTGAGTGCTTGATGCTCCTAAGTACCACGTGGCACTCCCCCTCTGCGCCTTTGGCGCAAAACCAAAACCCCCTTCCCCCAGCCTGTGCCCACCCCGGGGCACAGGCATTTTTTGGCCTCTTGCCCGGAAACCAAAGCCCCATGTGCTCGCTCATTGCTCTCATCCCTCAGGACACGGCCGGCTCTGTAAAATTCCCCAACATTTATAATCGCCTCAAACCTGGTTTTCGTCTTTGATGCACGCACTGTGAAGGAAATCTGGGAACAAGCGATACTCTCCTACAACCTGCCACTCACCGTTGCGCTGGGTCTGGTCATCGTTTTCTGGATTCTGGCCGTCATCGGAACCATCGATTTCGAGTCACTCGACTTCGATTTTGATTTCGACGCCGATGTGGATGCAGACCTCGATGCCGATCTGGATACGGATGTCACCCCCGGTTCTGGAGGTTTCATGATGACCATCCTCAAATTTGTCAATGCCACCGATGTGCCGGTCATGATGGTGCTGAGTTTTCTCACCTTGTTCATGTGGACTTTCGCCATCATCTCCAATGCCGCCTTCAACCCGAATCACTCCTGGCTGATTGCCTCTGGACTGATCGTCGGCAATTTCTTCCTCAGCTGCCTGATGGTCAAAATCACCACCCAGCCTTTCCGTCCGTTTTTTAATGCGTTCAAAAAAGGGGAAAACGATGACGAACCGGTGATTGGCCGGGTCGGCACCGTCAAATCCCGGGTCATCGACACCAAATACGGTCAGGTCGAAATCCCACGGGATAACGGAGCCCCCGCCATCGTCAACTGCCGCATGGCTGACGATCACGAGTCCATGGTTCGGGGCGACCAGGTTCTGGTCTTCAGTAAGGATAAGGAGAAAAACTTATTCCTCGTCCGCAGCGCCACCCCCTCTCAGGAAAAACAAGAATCAACAGAAAAACAAACAACCCAGCATCAAACAACTACATCACAACCATCCCAACTAGAAAACCATGAATAATATAACACTAATCGCAGGACTCTGGGACATCATCAAAGGTCTCGGTGTTGGAGTGCCCATCGTCTTCGGCGTTATTGCCATCGCCGTCATTTTCGCTTTCGTCAATTGTTTCCGTAAAGTGGAAAAGGGAACCGCCTTGATCCGCACCGGACTAGGTGAAACCAAGGTTACCTTCACCGGCATGATGGTCTACCCCGTCGTCCACCGCGCCGAACTCATGGACATCTCACTGAAACGCATCGAAATCGACCGGACCGGTAAAAACGGACTGATCTGTAAGGATAACATGCGGGCCGATATCAAGGTTGCCTTCTTTGTCCGGGTCAACAACGTGCGCGAAGAAGTCGTCCGCGTCGCCGAATCGATTGGCTGCGACCGTGCATCGTCCGAACAGGAAATCCGCGTCCTCTTCGATGCCAAGTTCTCTGAGGCCCTGAAAACTGTCGGTAAGAAATTCGATTTCATCCAGCTCTACGAAGAGCGGGACACCTTCCGTGATGAAATCCTGAAATGTATTGGCACCGACCTCAACGGCTTCGTGCTCGATGACGCCGCCATTGACTACCTTGAACAAACACCCATCGAGGCCCTCGACCCCGATAACATCCTCGATGCCGAAGGTATCAAAAAGATTCACGACCTCACCGCCGCCCAGGCGAAACTCTCCAACAACATTCAACGAGACAAGGAGAAGGTGATCAAACAACAAGACGTCGAGGCACGCGAGGCAATCCTCGAACTCGAACGCCAACTCGCTGAAACCGAAGCCAAACAACAGCGGGAAGTCGATACCGTCCAGGCACGCGAACAGGCCGAAGCCCTGAAAGTCCAGGAAGAAGAACGCCAAAAGGCCGAGCAGGCACGCATCGCCGCCGAAGAGGAAATCCAAATTTCCGAGGAAAACAAACAACGCCAGGTGCTGGTTGCCCTTCGGAACAAGGAGCGAACCGACGCCGTCGAACTCGAACGCGTCAAACGCGATCAGGAACTTGAAGCGATCGAACGCGCCCGCGTCACCGAACTCAAGGACATCGAGAAAGATAAAGCCGTCGAGGTGCAGAGGAAGGAAATCCAGGATGTCATCAAAGAGCGTGTCGCCGTGGAAAAAACCGTGGTGATCGAACAAGAGAAAATCAAAGACACCGAAGCCTTTGCCGGTGCCGACCGGACCAAGCAGGTGAAAGTCACCCTCGCCGAAGCCGAAGCCCAGGAAGTTTTGATCGAGCAGATCAAAAAAGCCGAAGCCCAGAAAGAGGCTGCCCAGCTGCGCGCCGATCAGGAGCTCTACGAGCGGGTCAAAGCCGCCGAAGCCGCCAAACAAGCCGCCGAACTCCACGCCGAGGAGGTCGTGGTTGCCGCCGAAGCCGAACAAACCGCCGCCGAGAAACAAGCACTCGCCAAGAAGATGCTCGCCGAAGCCACCGCCAAGGAGGCCGCCGCCGTCGGATTGGGTGAAGCCGAGGTCATGCTCGCCGTGGCCGATGCCACCGAGAAACAAGGAACCGCCGAAGCCACCGTCGACCGCCTCAAGTTCGAGGCCGAGGCCGATGGTATCCACAAGAAGGCCGATGCCATGAAACTCTTCGAAGAAGCCGGTCAGGAACACGAAGAATTCAAACTGGAACTCGAGAAGGAAAAAGCTGTGGAGCTCGCCGCGATCGACGTCCAACGCCAGATTGCCGAACAGCAGGCAGTCGTGGTGGGAGAAGCCCTCAAGTCCGCCAACATCGACATCGTCGGTGGCGAGACTCAGTTCTTCGACCGCATCACCAATGCCATCACCACCGGTAAGGCCGTCGACCGCACCGTCGACAACTCCCGGGTGCTGGGCGATGTCAAGGAGACCTTCTTCAACGGCGACCCGGAGTATTACAAGTCCCAGATCCAGTCGTGGCTCGACCAGTTTGGTGTCGAAACCGAGGACATTAAAAACCTCTCTGTCGGCGCTCTGCTCGGCAGCTTGGTCCCAATGGCCGAAGGTGAAAAGCGCACCCAGCTGCTCTCATTCCTCAACGCCGCCGAACGTTTCAACATCAAAGACCAACCCGCCAAAAACTTCCTCTAACCTGGATAGGATTCGACCACGGAACACACCGAATACACGGAAATTATTGCCATGAGCTTGCTGTTTGAAAAGGAAAGCTATGCAATCCGTGGGGCGTGTTTCGAGGTCTACCGGGACAAAGGATGTGGATTCCTAGAGGATGTCTACCAAGAGTGCTTGGAAATTGAATTTGAGCATCAAAACATTCCCTATGTAGCCCAACCAACTCTTGAGCTGGGCTACAGGGGAAAAACTCTCAGACAAACTTACAAGCCCGATTTCATCTGCTACGGAGAAATCATCCTAGAAATCAAAGCTGCAAAAAACATTGGCGACTCACACCGAGCCCAACTCCACAACTACCTCAAAGCCACCCGGAAACGTCTCGGTTTCCTAGTCAACTTTAGCCATCACCCCAAAATAGAAATCGAACGCATCATTCTGTAAAACTTCCGTATATTCTGAGCATCCCATCATTCTCAATGACCCACGCAACCATAGCACTTTCCGTGTATTCAGTGTGTTCCGTGGTTAACATTGAACACTCACTCTCAACACCCGCGATTCGAAACATCCGTCCGATTCAAGGTTTCAAATAATCATCCCAAGCCATCATCCCAAGCCATCAACCCCTGCACTTTCCGTGTATTCAGTGTGTTCCGTGGTTAACATTGAACACTCACTCTCAACAACCACGATTCGAAACATCCACCCGATTCAAGGTTTCAAATAATCATCCCAAGCCATCAACCCCTGCACTTTCCGTGTATTCAGTGTGTTCCGTGGTTAACTAAAAATGTCAGATCAACAGCAACAGCTAGAAAGTGGTGCCTACGAGGTCATCCGTGGGCGCATGGAAAAACATGGCCTGGACCTGCGTGAACGGATCGAAAAACTCAACACCGACCGGAAGCAGATCTTTGGTGCAATCGACCCCGCCCTCATCGCCACCGAGCGCATCAGCACCGAGCACAACTGCGTGCCGCGCGATATGGTATCGATCGGGGCCAATCGATTCCTGTTCGGCTACAACATCCAGTTCGGGCTGAAAAAAACCACCCACCCGTCCGACGTTTTCGACATCTACGAATACGACCCGGAATCCCATGCTTTCTCCAAGCTCGATGAAGTCGCCATCTTTGGTTCCGAGTTCGCCGAAGACTTCCAGTACCTCTACAAGTACTACAAACAAACGACCTTTGTAAAATTCATGCTCATCGGCCCGCACCTCTACATGGGCATGCGGATCGGCAAAGCGATCGACGACATCAAAACCTTCAAGTGGCTCATCAATGGTGATGGCTCACTCGAATACCTCGGCAACCGCTTCGACCACGAGTATCTTTTCCCACCCCAGCAGGAATTCGAATGGATCCGCGCCCACCGCGATATGCAACGCGGCGGCGAACACCCACACATTTCGATCGACGACCGGATCTTTGTCGAAACCGTCGGTGGCGACCTCACCATCAAGGTCGAGGATAATACCTCAGACGGCAAAGGCATCTACGAAGAAGAAGTCTCCGACCTCGACCAAACACTCGACGATGCCGAGATCTTCTACGCCAGCGTCGGTCCCCTGATCCTACTTAAAATCCTCCCCTACCGCGAGGAAGACTACCGCTACCTCGTCTATAACGAAAAAACCCAGGATGTCCACCGACTCGATGCCATTGGCCACTCCTGCGTCCTGCTCCCCGACGAGCACGGACTGATCTTTGCCAACGGCTACCTTCAACTCAGCGGCGAAATCAAAACCTTCGACCACGGTATCCTCGACATGCGTTTTGAAAAACGCATTGTCAGCGCCAACGGCGAAGACACCCTCTTTGTGTTCTACAACCGAGCCAGCGGAGATTACGTTCTACTCTCCTACAACTTGATCGAGCGCTCGGTGGAAAACCCGATCATCTGCAGCGGTTACTCACTCTTCCCCGACGGCAAACTACTCTACTTCCGCTCCGAGGGACAGCGCTCCGGCAATGGCGAGGCCAAGCCCCCCGAACCTCAAAAACATCATGTCATCCAGGCATGGCAAACCCCCTACCTCAACGACGAGTTCTCGGCCCGAATCACCGCCGAAAACGATTCCTTTCTCTTCAAAATTGGCAACCCGGACATCGTCCGCTGTATGGCCGAGTGCCGCGAGGTTCTCAATTTGTTAGGAAAAGAGGATTCCTATGCCGGACTCTACCTCGATCTGGTCAAAAAGACCGGCGACATCAACGACGCCTATTTCTGGGTCAGTAAAAACGAAGCCTACAAGCTCTCCGATCCACTACGGGAAATCAATGCCGCCGCCAACTCCGCCATCGATGAGTTCGACAAGGTGGTCCGACTCCGCCAATCGAC
The Oceaniferula marina DNA segment above includes these coding regions:
- a CDS encoding GxxExxY protein — its product is MSLLFEKESYAIRGACFEVYRDKGCGFLEDVYQECLEIEFEHQNIPYVAQPTLELGYRGKTLRQTYKPDFICYGEIILEIKAAKNIGDSHRAQLHNYLKATRKRLGFLVNFSHHPKIEIERIIL
- a CDS encoding OB-fold-containig protein, with amino-acid sequence MKEIWEQAILSYNLPLTVALGLVIVFWILAVIGTIDFESLDFDFDFDADVDADLDADLDTDVTPGSGGFMMTILKFVNATDVPVMMVLSFLTLFMWTFAIISNAAFNPNHSWLIASGLIVGNFFLSCLMVKITTQPFRPFFNAFKKGENDDEPVIGRVGTVKSRVIDTKYGQVEIPRDNGAPAIVNCRMADDHESMVRGDQVLVFSKDKEKNLFLVRSATPSQEKQESTEKQTTQHQTTTSQPSQLENHE
- a CDS encoding phage tail protein is translated as MADPFLAEIKMFGGNFAPRGWAFCNGQLLAINNYQALFSLLGTTYGGDGRTSFGLPDLRGRAAIHSGNASAGPGLTPRPLGQKSGVEQVTLTANQIPSHHHTASNLKVGVSTQAADTDDPSGTVFGVGNEDAFFEGAANANMGDSSITGTTDNTGGSQPHTNMQPYLAVNYIIALQGTFPSRS
- a CDS encoding flotillin family protein, producing MNNITLIAGLWDIIKGLGVGVPIVFGVIAIAVIFAFVNCFRKVEKGTALIRTGLGETKVTFTGMMVYPVVHRAELMDISLKRIEIDRTGKNGLICKDNMRADIKVAFFVRVNNVREEVVRVAESIGCDRASSEQEIRVLFDAKFSEALKTVGKKFDFIQLYEERDTFRDEILKCIGTDLNGFVLDDAAIDYLEQTPIEALDPDNILDAEGIKKIHDLTAAQAKLSNNIQRDKEKVIKQQDVEAREAILELERQLAETEAKQQREVDTVQAREQAEALKVQEEERQKAEQARIAAEEEIQISEENKQRQVLVALRNKERTDAVELERVKRDQELEAIERARVTELKDIEKDKAVEVQRKEIQDVIKERVAVEKTVVIEQEKIKDTEAFAGADRTKQVKVTLAEAEAQEVLIEQIKKAEAQKEAAQLRADQELYERVKAAEAAKQAAELHAEEVVVAAEAEQTAAEKQALAKKMLAEATAKEAAAVGLGEAEVMLAVADATEKQGTAEATVDRLKFEAEADGIHKKADAMKLFEEAGQEHEEFKLELEKEKAVELAAIDVQRQIAEQQAVVVGEALKSANIDIVGGETQFFDRITNAITTGKAVDRTVDNSRVLGDVKETFFNGDPEYYKSQIQSWLDQFGVETEDIKNLSVGALLGSLVPMAEGEKRTQLLSFLNAAERFNIKDQPAKNFL